From Cyanobium sp. ATX 6F1, a single genomic window includes:
- the chrA gene encoding chromate efflux transporter, with the protein MSRSVSFGEASRFWLQLGLISFGGPAGQVALMHSELVDRRRWLSERRFLHALNYAMVLPGPEAQQLATYIGWLNHGVAGGLVAGSLFILPSLLLLIALSTVYVVWGQLPALAAVFWALKPTVTAIVLQAAWRVGQRTLHNAVLGAIAVAAFIALTLLKLPFPALIAGAALIGWIGGRLRPELFRGGGRHGAASGGAVQESNLEILHGDDSPTPEHARFSQRRLALTLLAAALALGLPLAWLTAIQGWNGGLVTMARFFTQVALVSFGGAYAVLPYVSEAAVNQFHWLSASQMIDGLALGETTPGPLIMVVSFVGFMGGWNTPLFGETQVWSSAVAAALTVTWFTFLPSFVFILAGGPLVEASREDLRLGGVLTAITAAVVGVIVNLAVFFAGHVLWPEGAGGAFDAPALALMLAAGWALLAWRWSVLKVIGVAALVGLLRLLLESLG; encoded by the coding sequence TTGAGTCGCAGCGTTTCCTTTGGCGAGGCCTCGCGTTTCTGGCTGCAGCTGGGTCTGATCAGCTTCGGCGGTCCCGCCGGCCAGGTGGCGCTGATGCACAGCGAACTGGTGGACCGCCGGCGCTGGCTCTCGGAGCGCCGCTTTCTGCATGCGCTCAACTACGCGATGGTGCTCCCCGGGCCGGAGGCCCAGCAGCTGGCCACCTACATCGGCTGGCTCAACCACGGGGTGGCCGGAGGCCTGGTGGCGGGCAGCCTGTTCATCCTGCCCTCGCTGCTGCTGCTGATCGCCCTCTCCACGGTCTACGTGGTCTGGGGTCAGCTGCCGGCGCTGGCGGCGGTGTTCTGGGCGCTCAAGCCCACGGTCACGGCGATCGTGCTGCAGGCGGCCTGGCGGGTGGGCCAGCGCACCCTCCACAACGCCGTGCTCGGGGCGATCGCCGTGGCGGCCTTCATCGCCCTCACGCTGCTGAAGCTGCCGTTTCCGGCCCTGATCGCCGGCGCCGCCCTGATCGGCTGGATCGGTGGCCGGCTCCGCCCCGAGCTGTTCCGGGGTGGGGGGCGCCATGGCGCCGCCAGCGGCGGGGCGGTCCAGGAATCGAACCTGGAGATTCTCCATGGCGATGACTCGCCCACACCGGAGCACGCCCGTTTCAGCCAGCGGCGGTTGGCGCTCACCCTGCTGGCGGCGGCTCTGGCCCTGGGTCTGCCCCTGGCCTGGCTCACGGCGATCCAGGGCTGGAATGGAGGCCTGGTGACCATGGCGCGCTTCTTCACCCAGGTGGCCCTGGTCAGCTTCGGCGGCGCCTATGCGGTGCTCCCCTACGTGAGCGAGGCGGCGGTCAACCAGTTCCACTGGCTCTCCGCCAGCCAGATGATCGACGGCCTGGCCCTGGGGGAGACCACCCCCGGGCCGCTGATCATGGTGGTCAGCTTCGTGGGCTTCATGGGCGGCTGGAACACCCCGCTGTTCGGTGAAACCCAGGTGTGGAGCTCGGCAGTCGCGGCGGCGCTCACCGTCACCTGGTTCACCTTCCTGCCCTCGTTCGTGTTCATCCTCGCGGGCGGGCCGCTGGTGGAGGCCAGCCGCGAGGACCTGCGCCTCGGTGGTGTGCTCACGGCGATCACCGCCGCCGTGGTGGGGGTGATCGTCAACCTGGCGGTGTTTTTCGCCGGCCACGTGCTCTGGCCCGAGGGCGCAGGCGGGGCCTTTGATGCACCGGCCCTGGCGCTGATGCTGGCGGCCGGTTGGGCGTTGCTGGCCTGGCGCTGGTCGGTGCTGAAGGTGATCGGGGTGGCCGCCCTGGTCGGCCTGCTGAGACTGCTGCTGGAATCGCTGGGCTAG
- a CDS encoding amino acid ABC transporter ATP-binding protein: MSQPSAECMIEARGVQKWYPNGFHALRGVDLTVHRGEVVVVMGPSGSGKSTFIRTFNALEDFQQGSITVDGRALSNDLRDIDAIRREVGMVFQQFNLFPHLSVLENLTLAPIQVRKRPKAEVEAQAYALLERVGIREQADKYPGQLSGGQQQRVAIARSLCMEPRILLFDEPTSSLDPEMVREVLEVMRNLAADGMTMVVVTHEVGFAREVAHRVVLMAEGQVVEEADPATFFTNPSHERSRQFLAQIL; the protein is encoded by the coding sequence ATGAGCCAGCCCTCCGCCGAATGCATGATCGAGGCCCGTGGGGTCCAGAAGTGGTACCCGAACGGGTTCCATGCCCTGCGCGGCGTGGATCTCACGGTGCACCGGGGCGAGGTGGTCGTGGTGATGGGCCCCTCGGGTTCGGGCAAGAGCACCTTCATCCGCACCTTCAACGCCCTGGAGGATTTCCAGCAGGGCAGCATCACCGTCGATGGCCGGGCGCTCTCCAACGACCTGCGCGACATCGACGCCATCCGCCGTGAGGTGGGGATGGTGTTCCAGCAGTTCAACCTCTTCCCGCACCTGAGCGTGCTTGAGAACCTCACCCTGGCGCCGATCCAGGTGCGCAAGCGCCCGAAGGCGGAAGTGGAGGCGCAGGCCTACGCCCTGCTGGAGCGGGTCGGCATCCGCGAGCAGGCCGATAAGTACCCCGGTCAGCTCTCCGGTGGCCAGCAGCAGCGGGTGGCGATCGCCCGTTCCCTGTGCATGGAGCCGCGCATCCTGCTGTTCGATGAACCCACCAGCTCGCTCGATCCGGAGATGGTGCGCGAGGTGCTGGAGGTGATGCGCAACCTGGCCGCCGACGGCATGACCATGGTGGTGGTCACCCATGAGGTGGGCTTTGCCCGTGAGGTGGCCCACCGGGTGGTGTTGATGGCCGAAGGCCAGGTGGTGGAGGAGGCCGATCCAGCCACCTTCTTCACCAACCCCAGCCACGAGCGCAGCCGCCAGTTCCTGGCCCAGATCCTCTAG
- a CDS encoding amino acid ABC transporter permease — protein MTRSLPQRLRRELMATPLDGAVSAVLIVAIVAAALAFGRWAFGRAQWLVIQANSTLLAVGRYPIEQQWRLWLLVGLLAAATGLGWGLLRGRRWPFNDRLAAGLLVALGLWAPAALALSLPLQLRWWAITALLLALRWAFGRWGTAWLQRLPAAQRRLLPLGWPLLYVVGLWLIAGGLGLGSVAPSEWGGLLLTLLLASLAMLLSFPLGVLLALGRRSELPLLRWGSVLYIEFIRGAPLITLLFLGQNILGFLLPGGLAPDRVWRAAAVLTLFCAAYLAEAVRSGLAAVPRGQVEAARSLGLSVLQTLSAVVLPQALRTALPTMVGQFISLLQDTTLLSLIGLLDLLGMARSVMANPAYLGKNAEVYLTLAVLFWCCCAALGLGSRALERRLDTTRPA, from the coding sequence ATGACCCGCTCCCTTCCCCAACGCCTGCGCCGGGAACTGATGGCCACCCCCCTCGATGGGGCGGTGAGTGCGGTGCTGATCGTGGCGATCGTGGCCGCGGCCTTGGCCTTCGGGCGCTGGGCCTTCGGTCGGGCCCAATGGCTGGTGATCCAGGCCAACAGCACCCTGCTGGCGGTGGGCCGCTACCCGATCGAGCAGCAGTGGCGCCTGTGGCTGCTGGTGGGCCTGCTGGCGGCCGCCACCGGCCTGGGCTGGGGGCTGCTGCGGGGCCGCCGCTGGCCCTTCAACGACAGGCTGGCCGCCGGTCTGCTCGTGGCCCTCGGCCTCTGGGCCCCCGCCGCCCTGGCGCTCAGCCTGCCCCTGCAACTGCGCTGGTGGGCGATCACCGCCCTGCTGCTGGCCCTGCGCTGGGCCTTCGGCCGTTGGGGGACCGCCTGGCTGCAGCGCTTGCCCGCAGCCCAGCGGCGTCTGCTGCCCCTGGGCTGGCCCCTGCTTTATGTGGTGGGCCTCTGGCTGATTGCCGGCGGCCTGGGGCTGGGCAGCGTGGCCCCCTCCGAGTGGGGCGGTCTGCTGTTGACGCTCCTTTTGGCCAGCCTGGCGATGCTGCTGAGCTTCCCGCTGGGGGTGCTGCTCGCGTTGGGGCGGCGCAGCGAACTGCCGCTGCTGCGCTGGGGTTCGGTGCTCTACATCGAGTTCATCCGCGGCGCGCCGCTGATCACCCTGTTGTTCCTGGGCCAGAACATCCTCGGTTTTCTCCTGCCGGGGGGCCTCGCCCCCGATCGGGTCTGGCGGGCCGCGGCGGTGCTCACGTTGTTCTGTGCCGCCTACCTGGCCGAAGCGGTGCGCTCCGGTCTGGCGGCGGTGCCCCGGGGCCAGGTGGAGGCGGCCCGATCCCTGGGGCTTTCCGTGCTCCAGACCCTCAGCGCCGTGGTGCTGCCCCAGGCCCTGCGCACCGCCCTGCCCACCATGGTGGGGCAGTTCATCTCCCTGCTGCAGGACACCACCCTGCTCTCACTGATCGGCCTGCTTGATCTGCTCGGCATGGCGCGCTCGGTGATGGCCAACCCGGCCTACCTGGGCAAGAACGCCGAGGTCTACCTCACCTTGGCGGTGTTGTTCTGGTGCTGCTGCGCTGCCCTGGGCCTGGGCAGCCGTGCCCTGGAACGCCGCCTCGACACCACCCGCCCTGCCTGA
- a CDS encoding ABC transporter permease subunit (The N-terminal region of this protein, as described by TIGR01726, is a three transmembrane segment that identifies a subfamily of ABC transporter permease subunits, which specificities that include histidine, arginine, glutamine, glutamate, L-cystine (sic), the opines (in Agrobacterium) octopine and nopaline, etc.), with amino-acid sequence MSQTPLPAAAPRPPWWRDRRVIPWLVQALVGLLILVVIAFLLGNLVRNLSAAGLLLSWRWLGQPAGFDLSESVLPFNAELPYWRALLAGLANTLRAVLLGLVGSTLLGTLLGMASFSSNGLLWRLAAVYVEVIRNIPLLLQLVFWYFVVFLSLPNGTGALQLPGLVLAKSGLYGAGFEAGWLWQGPELINGVWHAPLRLSVEFTALLTGLIAYTGAFIAEVVRGGIAAVPKGQWEAAASLGLHWATTLRRVVLPQALRVIIPGLNSQYISLAKNSSLAVAVGYADLYSVAETTLNQTGRAVEVILLLLGSYLVLDLLISALMNGLNGLVQIRER; translated from the coding sequence TTGAGCCAGACCCCTCTTCCCGCGGCGGCGCCCAGGCCCCCCTGGTGGCGGGACCGGCGCGTGATTCCCTGGCTGGTGCAGGCCCTGGTGGGTCTGCTGATCCTGGTGGTGATCGCCTTTCTGCTCGGCAACCTGGTGCGCAATCTCAGCGCCGCTGGCCTGCTTTTGAGCTGGCGCTGGCTGGGGCAGCCGGCCGGCTTTGATCTCTCCGAGTCGGTGCTGCCCTTCAACGCCGAGTTGCCCTACTGGCGCGCGCTGCTGGCCGGCCTGGCGAACACCCTGCGGGCGGTGCTCCTGGGCCTGGTGGGCTCCACCCTGCTGGGCACCCTGCTGGGCATGGCCTCCTTCAGCAGCAATGGTCTGCTGTGGCGCCTGGCGGCCGTGTACGTGGAGGTGATCCGCAACATCCCGTTGCTGCTGCAACTGGTGTTCTGGTATTTCGTCGTGTTTCTCTCCTTGCCCAACGGCACCGGCGCCCTGCAGCTGCCGGGCCTGGTGTTGGCCAAATCGGGGCTCTACGGCGCTGGATTCGAAGCCGGCTGGCTCTGGCAGGGTCCGGAGCTGATCAATGGGGTCTGGCACGCCCCCCTGCGGCTTTCGGTGGAGTTCACGGCGCTGCTCACCGGACTGATCGCCTATACCGGCGCCTTCATCGCCGAGGTGGTGCGCGGCGGCATCGCCGCGGTGCCCAAGGGGCAGTGGGAGGCCGCCGCCTCCCTGGGGCTGCACTGGGCCACCACCCTGCGCCGGGTGGTGCTGCCCCAGGCCCTGCGGGTGATCATCCCGGGCCTCAACAGCCAATACATCTCCCTGGCCAAGAATTCCTCCCTGGCGGTGGCCGTGGGCTACGCCGACCTCTATTCGGTGGCTGAAACCACCCTCAACCAGACCGGTCGCGCGGTGGAGGTGATCCTGCTGCTGCTGGGCTCCTACCTGGTGCTCGATCTGCTGATCTCGGCGCTGATGAACGGGCTCAACGGCCTGGTACAGATCCGCGAACGCTGA
- a CDS encoding amino acid ABC transporter substrate-binding protein — MAPLHRRFLAAPLLLALVLGGCANDSGGNGVQSEKLSTIRSRGKLLCGVDGKLPGFSFVESDGRYSGLDVDICKAVSAAVVNDPDKIEYRDLNSSERFAALASGEIDLLSRNTTETLSRDAAGGNGLSFAPTTFYDGQGVMVPVASGVKTLKDLAGKPICVESGTTTELNLADRMRELKVAYNPLKFQTGDQTYTAYLGGRCLAVTSDRSQLAAKRTGFPDPKAHELLTEVLSKEPLTPATVNADPAWADAVRWTIYGLMQAEELGITQANVAAKVAEAKANPNLADLRRFLGVEGDFGKQLGLPPDFVVKAVSAVGNYGEIFERNVGQNSKLKLERGLNRQWKEGGLIYSPPFR, encoded by the coding sequence ATGGCTCCTCTGCATCGCCGCTTCCTCGCCGCCCCCCTGCTGCTGGCCCTGGTGCTGGGCGGCTGCGCCAATGACAGCGGCGGCAATGGGGTTCAGAGCGAGAAGCTCAGCACCATCCGCAGCCGCGGCAAGCTCCTCTGCGGCGTGGATGGCAAGCTTCCTGGCTTCAGCTTTGTGGAATCCGATGGCCGCTACAGCGGCCTTGATGTGGACATCTGCAAGGCGGTGTCGGCCGCGGTGGTCAATGATCCCGACAAGATCGAATACCGCGACCTCAACTCCAGCGAGCGCTTCGCCGCCCTGGCCAGTGGTGAAATCGATCTGCTCTCGCGCAACACCACCGAGACCCTCAGCCGCGACGCCGCCGGCGGCAATGGCCTGAGCTTCGCGCCCACCACCTTCTACGACGGTCAGGGGGTGATGGTGCCCGTGGCCAGCGGTGTCAAGACCCTCAAGGATCTGGCCGGCAAGCCGATCTGCGTGGAAAGCGGCACCACCACCGAGCTCAACCTCGCCGACCGCATGCGCGAGCTCAAGGTGGCCTACAACCCGCTGAAGTTCCAGACCGGCGACCAGACCTACACCGCCTACCTCGGCGGACGCTGTCTGGCGGTCACCAGTGACCGCTCCCAGCTGGCGGCCAAGCGCACCGGCTTCCCCGATCCCAAGGCCCACGAGCTGCTCACGGAGGTGCTCAGCAAGGAGCCCCTCACCCCGGCCACGGTGAACGCCGATCCGGCCTGGGCCGATGCGGTGCGCTGGACCATCTACGGCCTGATGCAGGCCGAAGAGCTGGGCATCACCCAGGCCAACGTGGCCGCCAAGGTGGCCGAGGCCAAGGCCAATCCCAACCTGGCCGACCTGCGCCGCTTCCTGGGGGTGGAGGGAGACTTCGGCAAGCAGCTGGGCCTGCCGCCCGATTTCGTGGTCAAGGCGGTGAGCGCCGTGGGCAACTACGGCGAGATCTTCGAGCGCAACGTGGGGCAGAACTCCAAGCTCAAGCTGGAGCGCGGTCTGAACCGCCAGTGGAAAGAAGGCGGCCTGATCTACTCGCCTCCCTTCCGTTGA
- a CDS encoding GAP family protein translates to MHPFHWFAQTTMLGLGVAFSPITIALVALLLLGQQPLLRSGSFLTGWALANGGALWAFVVFGQRFTHLLHQGGRGQVLVDLIGAGALLGLGLFQLTPAVSIGEEGWAMQLMQRLPDLDLAPLLGLGMGCALISPENFVFYVKEAGLVLTNRPGLITDLEIGSVFVLMASSLLLLPPLIWILSGGRLEAPLSRIKDWLVHRAEPLVGVLALLLAAYLGWQGVEGLLQMGTALA, encoded by the coding sequence ATGCACCCCTTCCATTGGTTCGCCCAGACCACGATGCTCGGCCTGGGGGTGGCCTTTTCGCCGATCACCATCGCCCTGGTGGCGCTGCTGCTGCTGGGCCAGCAGCCCCTGCTGCGCAGCGGCAGCTTCCTGACCGGCTGGGCCCTGGCCAACGGCGGCGCCCTGTGGGCCTTCGTGGTCTTCGGCCAGCGCTTCACCCACCTGCTGCACCAGGGCGGCCGCGGCCAGGTGCTGGTGGATCTGATCGGCGCCGGGGCCCTGCTGGGGCTGGGCCTGTTCCAGCTCACCCCGGCGGTGAGCATCGGTGAGGAAGGCTGGGCGATGCAGTTGATGCAACGCCTCCCCGATCTGGATCTGGCGCCGCTGCTGGGCCTGGGCATGGGCTGCGCCCTGATCAGCCCGGAGAACTTCGTGTTCTATGTGAAGGAGGCGGGCCTGGTGCTCACCAACCGTCCCGGCCTGATCACCGACCTGGAGATCGGTTCGGTGTTTGTGCTGATGGCCAGCTCGCTGCTGCTGCTGCCGCCCCTGATCTGGATTCTCAGCGGTGGCCGGCTGGAAGCGCCGCTCTCCCGTATCAAGGACTGGCTGGTGCACCGGGCCGAACCGCTGGTGGGCGTGCTGGCGCTGCTGCTGGCGGCCTACCTCGGTTGGCAGGGGGTTGAAGGGTTGCTTCAGATGGGGACTGCTTTGGCCTGA
- a CDS encoding YqhA family protein, whose product MAPSRNTPRKRFEQRFERWLWRVRLMAIVPVVMSLVSTAASFVLGTREIFKALFKIFGGQFEPKGEAKLLAELVSGVDLYLIGIALLIFGYGVYELLISDIEAAKGHDQNSSGLLDIRSLDGLKEKLVKVIVVALIVAAFKAMLSFPITDGTSLVFFCASVLLLAVSGYLVTGGPPGSRGPK is encoded by the coding sequence ATGGCGCCTTCCCGGAACACTCCCCGCAAGCGTTTCGAGCAGCGCTTCGAGCGCTGGCTCTGGCGCGTCCGCCTGATGGCGATCGTGCCGGTGGTGATGAGCCTGGTGAGCACCGCCGCCTCCTTTGTGCTGGGTACGCGGGAGATCTTCAAGGCGCTGTTCAAGATTTTCGGCGGCCAGTTCGAGCCCAAGGGCGAGGCCAAGCTGCTGGCGGAACTGGTGTCGGGGGTGGATCTCTACCTGATCGGCATCGCCCTGCTGATTTTTGGCTACGGGGTCTATGAACTGCTGATCTCCGACATCGAGGCGGCCAAGGGCCACGACCAGAACAGCAGCGGATTGCTGGACATCCGCAGCCTCGACGGGCTGAAGGAGAAACTGGTCAAGGTGATTGTGGTGGCCCTGATCGTGGCCGCCTTCAAGGCGATGCTGAGCTTCCCGATCACCGATGGCACCTCGCTGGTCTTCTTCTGCGCCAGCGTGCTGCTGCTGGCCGTGAGCGGTTACC